The following DNA comes from Aedes albopictus strain Foshan unplaced genomic scaffold, AalbF5 HiC_scaffold_71, whole genome shotgun sequence.
AACACTACTGTGAGTTGTAAGTTGGGACCCCAGTCCCAAGCATTCTATGTCAAAGATCTTTTTGcaagtaccgtggggtgccctaatttcgcgcgggtccaaatttcgctcactgataatttttagagatcataatcatagAAGTAAATGTTGAATTGTCCTAATTTCACTTTAGATATCGTAGCAAAAGTGTAATTTGGAAAATTGCACAATTAGTTTAATGATTATGATCTcaaaatattatcagtgagcgaaatttggacccgcgcgaaattagggcaccccacggtacctATCGTTTGGTAggtacaaagatactctatgtcaaATGAAGTCAAAAGAACATGTTTATCGTAACACGTATCTGAATGAGATCGCAGTTTCTTGTGCTTATGGAATGACTTCTTCAAATAGGCCGAAATCCGTTTGTTTACCAAGATAGTTtaaattgtttaaagtttaatGATGCATACATTTTTTCACCTAATTGTTGTAGACCAGCTCAATTATTGATTATTATTTACCTTACCTTTAAAATGAGACCTCTATCGTCCCAAACTACGCCGGTGTAGACGACAGAAGCACAAACATGACCCACAGGTGCAGCAGTGCAACGTAGAAAATTACCAGTATCCGAATCAACGGGTACCGACGCAAAAACACACCCAGCCGAATGCCGATGGAATCCAGCGAGGAGTAAGCCCGCTTCACGCGCCTTGCCATGTTGTTGTCGAAGGGATTCTCGACCATAAAGTTCGGTACTtgcgatttggctgaaattggaAAATGTTTGCTAGATTCTAGTAACAAAGAATGAATAAATGGTTTGTAACTAACCATCATCGGTTTCGTTGGAACTCGTGTAAGGCGCGCGTTGCTGTCGGACCTGTGAAACCACACCTCGGTATTGAGTCTGAAAAAgacagaaattttagaaatagGGCAACCATGTTGATAAGTTTATCACTAGTATTACATCCAATTTCTCGAGCTGAAGGCGAAGGGCGTTCCGCTCGGCAGTTATCGATTCCAGGGTGTTCTGTTTCTGCACCAGCGATTGTGTGAGTGAAGACAGTCTGAGCTCTAAATCCGACGAAGGACTGGTGGGACGATTGTACATCGTGTTGCGCAGTTTTGTGATTTCCGCTTCTCTGTAAAATAGGGAATAAAAATACATATGGCGAGGGGAGAGAtcggtcacctaagaaatggaaaTTTCATCCAAacttgaattctttcaagaattatttttatATATTCCATGTCTTTGTTCCTgagttcttccagcagttctttaTGTGATTCATcttggagttatttctgagaattttcaaggagttgtttctgggattctttaacATTTTGGAATGGGATTGTTTCTTCACTGGTGTCGCGACCTCGCTGacctcgaacacgtttgttatactGGTTTCATCGTCAGGGTCCTATATGACCTCTCCGACCCCAAATGGTTTTccttatgaattcctctaggagtctaGGGATTCTATCTGTCGTTCTTTCTATTTTTTCGGAAACCCACaagaaacttcttccgggattccaccaggaactcctccccggattcctcctggaacttcctcTAGGATTCCTACCACAGTGTAGTGTATAGATGCTATTAATTATTGGCTTAATTAGGCTTGTGTAAACCATGAGTTTACTACACACAGTTCCTGCTGAGATACCTTCAtgattttcttctgggattacacCAGGGTAATCTTCTGGGACTCTCAaagtttccttaaggaatttcttccgggattcctccgagaactccTTCCAAGATACCTCCTAGTttatttttccgaaattcttccgaaagttcGTTCAACAATTCTCCCacacttttttttattaaatcttccaatattttattacggatttcctccaaaagacctccttgaggaattccttatagAGGAATCACgagggaactcttagagaaattaaaaaaacttcaggagaaatccgtaGAAAATCTCCTCcaaggataaaaaaaaaacaactggaaaacccttcaggaatcactgaagaaactgctgggagATTCTgaaaaagaattgctggagaaatcccagaagtagcTCCTGGAATAGTTTTGGATAgtgtatctgaaagaattcctgcgctAAATCTAAGAAGAAAATCACAGCCGAAacttctcggaaggaactcctggaagaatctcagaagaaactgttCGACGAATCCCATGGGGAAACTTCTGAGAATCTATAATAGACCACTCGAAGAATCTCATTAGGATTTCCTTGATGAATACCAACATAAACTTTTAGAAGAACTTTGGTTTAGAAGAAACCACGCAAGGGATTCCTGATTCCTCCGactcgtaaacaacaaggccataaAACGTCAACGACTTAAAACATTTTCGCATAGCTACCGCGGCGTACAGTGCCCTAGTGACAATCTAACATAGATCTAAAAATCGCAAGTGGCGCTTTTCTGAAACAGCCATTCACTTAATTTTGACTTAATTTTACTAGTAATACAAATGAAAGAAAAGTGCAATCGTTGATGATTTTGGCAAATGTCTTACCCATAAATTCaacatagacctgtgcgccgccgccgacattttttttttgtgtcaatccgacgccgaccgaggtatcagtggcgcgccatacgccgctgtttttCACGTCGCCGGTTTCTATTTTTCGGGCCGGGGAACAATacacaaacaaaattaagtttacataaagttgaaataaaaaaaaatctcattatcACTATCATAAGAATTTCTTAACATCGATTTTCTTATCTGTaaattctggaggcattcctgatgaagattctggaggaatccagagaagcgtcactgaatccttctggaagaatctctgaagaaacttctggagagatatgAATGGTAAATATTGAATGAAATCTAATGAAAAtgacaggagtaccttcagggaaaacaccaggagttccttcagaaattctttcatgagaaTTTAGGAATGCcctctagagatacatcagagaatcatccagaagatccttcagggattcccatacgAGGTCCTGCAGAAGTTAGTATGAGAGTTCCTTcagattcagggattccttctgaagttccttaaggaattccaaaaggagtttctTTAGCAACTAgttcaggagtttcctcagaggttcctccaggagatccttcaaaaaatcctcgagaACTCTaagaagggatttctcctgacattctgtagggattgctcaaggagatccttcagggatcactccgggagtttcatcaagggttcctacagaaattccttctagttctagcatccctcctggattttttttttcaagaatccatcCTGATattcctttcggggattcctcttagaattactTTGGGATGCCTCATGAAcaattttcaaagattctttcagaagattcggCAGTTTCTTCGGTGATCTCTTCATGAGTTCATTCAGCGATCTCCCCAATAGCTCCAGGAGGGATGCCTCCAGATGtttattaggaatttcttcagaagttccctaagctactTCAACAAAAGTTCGCTCAGGTAtctttccagaagtcccttcagagatttttgcaggagGATTTATACATACCTCCTGAGATCCATCAAAAGTTtcgtaagaagtttcttcagaaattcatgcaggtctTTTGAAATTAATCTAGGAGCTGCTGCAGGGATCAAagtgaatttctttataaatttctagaggagttcttatATAAATTAGTCCAAGAGTtaaatcagagattcttcctgaatttctttaggaattcctacggtagttccttcagaaatctcttcagaagttttttcagagtattagaagaattcag
Coding sequences within:
- the LOC109429121 gene encoding golgin-84; the encoded protein is MYNRPTSPSSDLELRLSSLTQSLVQKQNTLESITAERNALRLQLEKLDTQYRGVVSQVRQQRAPYTSSNETDDAKSQVPNFMVENPFDNNMARRVKRAYSSLDSIGIRLGVFLRRYPLIRILVIFYVALLHLWVMFVLLSSTPA